The sequence GAGAACAACTCTCTCAGCTATCTAAGGCGCTGAGACAAGCCCCTAGGCCTTCCGACACGGCCCCCGCTACCGAGGCCGAGCCAGCCCTTGCCACCCTCGCCGATGGCCTCGACCAGGGCTTAACCGCCTGGCAACAGCTCGAAGGCGACGTGGTGGGGTGGATCTACAGCCAGGGGCAGCAGCTTGGCTTTAGCGGCCCAGGCGATCGCACCGGTCCGTGGCAGCACTGGGGCAAAGTGGTCAGTCACCCTACCCTCAAGCGCCTGTTTGACGATCTGGCCCAGCACCAAACCGTCACCGCCGCTGGCGTGCCCTCTCCCCTTGCCGTCACCGACTGGATCGCCTGGGGCGTCGTCTTGCAACGCCTACAGATGGCCCTAGTGAGCTGGTTTGACCGCCAACCCTACGACCCTCAATCGGGTAAGCGCCTCTCGATCGCCACCTTTCTCACCTTTGCCGTCGTCTGGGGCCAAATCTCGAATCGCCTGGGCCAGCAGGGGCAGAATCCGCTATCGACAGGATCCTTTCAACTCGCCTTACAAGGGCTGCGGCAGTTTGCCAACCAGAGCTACTTTCCCCTCTACGGTGGCCTGTTCACCGCCCTCTCGGGAGAACCCCTGCGCGCCCTGCTTGACTACCTCGATCAGCCGCTTCAGAAGGTGCCCAACACAGCGGTCAAGGCCCGTATTCTCACCCTGCTGGGCTACTCCCAGCGGGCGTTGGGCAACTATCGTCAGGCCCAGCGCTTTCATCAGCAGGCCCTAGAGGCCGCCCGCGACGCCCAAGATGTGCCCTGCGAAATTGCCAGCCTCAACCACCTCAGCCGCACCTGTGTGGCCCAGCAAGACTTTGACACGGCCCAAGGCCACAGCCAGCGAGCGCTAATTTTGGCTCGCCAGAGCGGCGATCGCATCGGCCAAGCCAACGCCTTGGCCAACCTCGGCTACAGCCAAGTTGCCCAGGGCCAGTCGCAACTGCTCGAAGCCGAACAGTACGAAACCGTGCTTAGCTACCTAGAGCAAGGCCTAGCGCTGTCAGACCAAGTGGGCGATCGCCCCAGCCAGGCCCTCTGCGCCAACAGCCTCGGTATCGCCCAACTCAAACTCGGCCAATACACCGACGCCATAGCGTCCTTGCAACAGGGGCTACAGGTCGCCCAGGCAATCGGCGATCGCTTCCTAATGGCCTCCAACTTCGCTAACCTGGCCGCCGCCCACCAGGGCGACGGCAACCTCGAACAGGCCGTTCTCACCGGCTGTCTGGGCATGTACCTGCTGCATCAAATCGACTCCCCCGAGTGGCGACAGCCCGCCGCCCTGCTCAGCATTCTCTCCGGCCAGCTTGGCCCCGACACCTTCGAAAGCATTCTCGCCAACCACCGCCGCCAATTTTTAGCCGTGATCGGCGTCGACGGCTACGACTTCTTGCAGCCGCTCTTGGCGCGCTATCGAGAGTCGTTGGAGTAGGCGAGTGGATGGGTGGATGGGTAGGCGGGTGGATGGGTAGGCGGGTGGATGAGTAGGGAGTGAAGGGAGAAGACGTTCAGGGTTTAGAACCGCAGGGTTGAGTGTTGCCCACAAGCCCATTTGCAGAACATAGGTTTAAACCGATGATCTGCCAGTCCTTTCCGCTGGGTCCAGGGTGGCGGCACAGCCCTGGTCGAGGGGGTCTGGGGGCAATCGAAATGCCCCCAGCAGCAGGTTTGGCTTTAGGCCC is a genomic window of Nodosilinea sp. E11 containing:
- a CDS encoding tetratricopeptide repeat protein — its product is MAQPYQTLIDDIVAATLKGKIQSKQQVYRMLQAGIEPGGGELFERALASTLAALEPDLSPGGDEFKHAKAVRKHRALLTIQGEWQHWQADNQATATLTGIEAEILNAPPPERLFQLLASLDPNRDQPLSREQLSQLSKALRQAPRPSDTAPATEAEPALATLADGLDQGLTAWQQLEGDVVGWIYSQGQQLGFSGPGDRTGPWQHWGKVVSHPTLKRLFDDLAQHQTVTAAGVPSPLAVTDWIAWGVVLQRLQMALVSWFDRQPYDPQSGKRLSIATFLTFAVVWGQISNRLGQQGQNPLSTGSFQLALQGLRQFANQSYFPLYGGLFTALSGEPLRALLDYLDQPLQKVPNTAVKARILTLLGYSQRALGNYRQAQRFHQQALEAARDAQDVPCEIASLNHLSRTCVAQQDFDTAQGHSQRALILARQSGDRIGQANALANLGYSQVAQGQSQLLEAEQYETVLSYLEQGLALSDQVGDRPSQALCANSLGIAQLKLGQYTDAIASLQQGLQVAQAIGDRFLMASNFANLAAAHQGDGNLEQAVLTGCLGMYLLHQIDSPEWRQPAALLSILSGQLGPDTFESILANHRRQFLAVIGVDGYDFLQPLLARYRESLE